From a region of the Nitrospira sp. genome:
- a CDS encoding PAS domain S-box protein, with product MSPTSHLPEWDLLRKQVADLARELAKRDRVLHERTRHLHVAQALAHLGSWDWDIANGPVHWSDELYRIFGYEPQSREVTFDTFVSAILPDDHDRVLASFDGALAGASTYDIECRIVRPDGEIRTIHCCGEVDRDGGGQPLRLSGTALDVTDRKRAESALQQREAHFRALIEHSSDIITVLDLDGTIRFESPSFERLLGYAQHELDGRIAFEFVHQEDLPVVLEKFQLLIQQLGIPQIAEFRFRHKDGSWRHFEGIGRAVCDPEGRCSVIVNSRDITERKCTEAMLRTSQEKLRQALHASGTGLWDWNTDTKEVVLSREWKRQLGYEETELADSFETWETRLHPDDHDRALAYVQNYLTSAESDYRQEFRLRHKDGTYRWIESRASFVTEADGRRIRLLGSHTDITDRKRMEETLSVTLHDLQNITETVPDIMYTLDLEGKVVNWNKHVWNISGYSPEELMHRPALTFVPEDERPKLAAAMQQVVEAGTAEVECHLVTKDGRTIPYHWTGAVLKDRRGQLIGMTGIGRDITALKHVEAAVRESEERYRTLVELSPSGVFVICEGRTVYINRTGIFIIGGRDPKEILDGSIFEFVHPDYHQEVRENITRLLAGGVSVHSAERKYLKIDGTSVPVQVEAARIMWNGKPAILGLFSDITERKRAEERLRQTQFAMDQAVDAIYWIDPYAKILYANEAASLMVGYSRDELLGMTVHDLNPDFPASMWPGFWEETRRNRTMSFETNHRAKDGRLVPIDIRVSFLAYEGQEFHCAFVRDITQRKRAEEALRVSEELGRGILNSLSAHIAVLNHEGAIVAVNEAWRRFASANGTVPSLNTGIGMNYLGICRQVLKEDVSTQMILDGIEEVRTGRQGAFTIEYPCHSATEQRWFVLRATALAGDGEGVVVAHEDITDRKRAEKALRASEERFRLLVEEAPLGITVLDGEKRYVKVNQAFCKLVGFSSEELLGQTYARFTHPDDLSRNLALTDEMHAGHRQGYRIEKRYVRKDGQAVWVVVNATRLTLAGVTDHFMVAIIEDITERKRVEEALRLTQFSVDRAVEAVLWVDSSARILSVNDTACRMLEYPREKLIVMTVQDIDPSVPLERWQDYWNNLKQQGSLTFESTYRSRTGSVLEAEVTVNYLQYAGKEYGCAILRDVGDRKRAEAELHRSHTFLRQVIDTDPDLIFAKDREGCFTMANKAVADWYGTTVEDLIGQSDAAFNSNAEEVEFFRQNDLEVMNSGRDRFIPEERITDASGRTRWVQTVKRPIFDDHGRAHMVLGAATDITERKRMEEMLLQRERDLSAALQERERISQDLHDGLLQSLYAVGLGLETCKPMIRQQPEHVAGKFIRTLDQAIGQLNQVMGEVRNFIAGLESHVIQGGDFPTALRTMVKSMAGSSAARCMVRIDNAAARRLSTEHALHIINIVREGLSNALRHSRATRITVSFRELSQSVRLSITDDGVGFNARSAQGIGYGLANMAARAQKVHGSFALQSKPFKGTKILLDLPKDAHYAHN from the coding sequence ATGAGTCCAACGAGCCACCTTCCTGAATGGGATCTGCTGCGCAAGCAGGTCGCCGACTTGGCGCGTGAGCTTGCCAAACGGGACCGTGTGCTGCACGAACGAACTCGCCATCTCCACGTGGCTCAAGCCCTTGCTCACTTGGGGAGTTGGGACTGGGACATCGCGAACGGCCCGGTGCACTGGTCGGATGAGCTCTACCGTATATTCGGGTACGAGCCTCAATCACGAGAGGTGACGTTCGACACCTTTGTCTCGGCAATTCTTCCGGACGATCATGACCGGGTCCTGGCGTCGTTCGATGGCGCCTTGGCCGGAGCGTCAACCTATGACATCGAATGCCGGATCGTCCGCCCCGATGGCGAGATACGAACCATTCACTGCTGCGGCGAAGTTGACCGCGACGGCGGCGGGCAGCCCCTTCGTCTGTCCGGAACAGCCTTGGATGTGACCGATCGCAAGCGGGCGGAGTCCGCGCTGCAGCAGCGCGAAGCGCACTTCCGCGCGCTGATCGAGCATTCCTCGGACATCATCACGGTGCTTGATTTGGACGGCACGATTCGGTTTGAAAGCCCCTCCTTCGAACGATTGCTCGGGTACGCGCAACACGAGCTCGACGGGCGGATCGCCTTTGAGTTTGTTCATCAGGAGGATCTTCCCGTTGTGCTGGAAAAGTTCCAGTTGCTCATCCAGCAGCTTGGAATACCTCAAATTGCGGAATTTCGTTTTCGTCACAAGGACGGCTCATGGCGCCATTTCGAAGGAATCGGCCGGGCGGTGTGTGATCCTGAAGGACGATGCAGCGTCATCGTCAACTCACGGGACATCACCGAGCGGAAGTGCACGGAAGCCATGCTACGAACCTCACAAGAAAAACTCCGACAAGCCCTCCATGCGTCAGGGACCGGATTATGGGACTGGAACACAGACACGAAAGAGGTCGTGCTTTCTCGGGAATGGAAACGACAGCTTGGATACGAGGAGACGGAGCTGGCGGACTCATTCGAAACGTGGGAAACGCGGCTGCACCCAGACGATCATGATCGAGCGCTTGCGTATGTGCAGAACTACCTGACAAGCGCTGAGAGCGACTATCGGCAGGAATTCCGACTGCGGCACAAGGATGGGACGTATCGATGGATCGAATCACGAGCCTCCTTTGTTACGGAAGCCGACGGCCGACGGATTCGCCTCCTCGGATCGCATACCGACATTACGGATCGCAAACGGATGGAGGAGACCCTCTCAGTCACCCTCCATGATCTTCAGAACATCACCGAGACCGTTCCCGACATCATGTATACCCTGGATCTCGAGGGGAAGGTCGTCAATTGGAATAAGCACGTCTGGAACATCAGCGGCTATTCCCCCGAAGAATTGATGCATCGTCCGGCGCTGACGTTCGTTCCGGAAGATGAGCGGCCGAAACTTGCGGCGGCTATGCAACAGGTGGTTGAAGCGGGGACCGCGGAAGTTGAATGTCACTTGGTGACGAAAGACGGACGGACGATTCCCTATCACTGGACCGGTGCCGTGCTCAAGGATCGTCGCGGACAGCTCATCGGCATGACCGGTATCGGGCGAGATATTACGGCATTGAAGCACGTTGAAGCGGCCGTGCGGGAGAGCGAAGAACGGTACCGGACGTTGGTGGAGCTTTCCCCGTCAGGCGTCTTCGTCATCTGTGAAGGTCGGACGGTCTACATCAACCGAACCGGGATCTTCATCATAGGCGGGAGAGATCCCAAGGAAATTCTGGATGGATCGATTTTTGAGTTTGTCCATCCGGACTATCATCAAGAAGTCCGTGAGAACATCACACGGTTGCTCGCCGGCGGGGTTTCTGTCCATAGCGCGGAGCGAAAGTATCTCAAGATAGATGGAACATCCGTTCCAGTTCAGGTGGAAGCCGCACGGATCATGTGGAACGGCAAGCCCGCCATTCTTGGCCTGTTTTCCGACATCACGGAACGCAAGCGGGCGGAGGAACGGTTGCGCCAGACCCAATTCGCCATGGATCAGGCAGTGGACGCGATTTACTGGATCGATCCGTACGCCAAGATCCTCTATGCGAATGAGGCCGCCAGCCTCATGGTGGGCTATTCGAGAGACGAGCTCCTCGGCATGACGGTGCATGACCTCAATCCGGACTTTCCGGCGTCCATGTGGCCGGGCTTCTGGGAGGAGACGCGGCGAAACAGGACCATGTCCTTCGAGACCAACCATCGGGCCAAGGATGGGCGGCTCGTCCCGATCGACATTCGCGTCAGTTTCCTCGCTTATGAAGGGCAGGAGTTTCACTGTGCCTTCGTCCGTGACATCACGCAACGCAAGAGAGCAGAAGAAGCCCTGCGGGTGAGCGAAGAACTGGGCCGCGGCATTTTGAATTCATTGTCTGCGCACATCGCCGTGTTGAATCACGAAGGCGCGATTGTGGCCGTCAACGAAGCCTGGAGGCGATTCGCCAGTGCCAACGGGACGGTGCCTTCCTTGAATACAGGAATCGGCATGAACTATCTGGGCATCTGTCGCCAAGTCCTGAAGGAAGACGTATCGACGCAGATGATTCTTGACGGCATCGAAGAGGTCCGCACGGGACGGCAAGGGGCCTTTACCATCGAGTATCCCTGCCATTCAGCCACGGAGCAGCGCTGGTTCGTCCTGCGCGCCACCGCCCTCGCGGGCGACGGGGAAGGAGTCGTGGTTGCCCACGAGGACATCACCGACCGCAAGCGGGCCGAAAAGGCGTTACGGGCGAGCGAGGAGCGCTTCCGATTGCTGGTTGAGGAAGCTCCGCTGGGCATCACGGTACTGGACGGAGAAAAACGGTACGTGAAGGTGAATCAGGCGTTCTGTAAGCTTGTGGGATTCTCTTCGGAGGAGCTCCTCGGACAAACCTATGCGCGCTTCACCCATCCCGACGATCTCTCCAGGAACCTGGCCCTCACTGACGAAATGCACGCCGGCCACCGACAAGGCTATCGTATAGAGAAACGATACGTCCGAAAAGACGGCCAGGCTGTTTGGGTTGTGGTCAACGCCACGCGATTGACTCTTGCGGGGGTCACAGATCATTTCATGGTCGCCATTATCGAGGACATCACCGAGCGTAAGCGGGTGGAAGAAGCGCTACGGTTGACCCAATTCTCCGTGGATAGGGCGGTCGAGGCGGTGTTGTGGGTGGACTCCAGCGCCAGAATTCTCAGCGTCAATGACACCGCGTGCCGAATGTTGGAATACCCGCGCGAAAAGCTGATCGTCATGACGGTGCAGGATATCGATCCAAGCGTGCCGCTAGAACGGTGGCAGGATTATTGGAATAACCTGAAGCAGCAAGGATCGCTCACATTCGAGTCGACCTATCGGTCCCGAACCGGAAGTGTCTTGGAGGCGGAAGTCACCGTCAACTACTTGCAGTATGCGGGCAAAGAATATGGCTGCGCGATTCTGAGGGATGTCGGAGACCGGAAGCGCGCGGAGGCGGAGCTGCACCGCTCCCATACATTCTTGCGACAGGTCATCGACACAGATCCGGACCTCATCTTTGCCAAGGACCGGGAAGGCTGCTTTACGATGGCCAACAAAGCTGTCGCCGATTGGTACGGCACTACGGTGGAAGACCTGATCGGGCAGTCCGACGCTGCGTTCAATAGCAATGCGGAGGAGGTTGAGTTCTTTCGGCAGAACGATCTTGAGGTGATGAATTCCGGGCGGGATCGGTTCATCCCGGAGGAGAGAATCACCGATGCGAGCGGACGAACTCGCTGGGTGCAGACCGTCAAGAGGCCGATTTTCGACGACCACGGGCGGGCTCACATGGTGCTTGGCGCCGCAACCGATATTACAGAACGGAAGCGCATGGAAGAGATGCTCTTGCAACGCGAACGGGATTTGAGCGCGGCCCTTCAAGAGCGGGAACGGATCAGCCAGGATCTCCACGACGGTCTTCTCCAATCGTTGTATGCGGTTGGCCTCGGATTAGAGACGTGCAAGCCGATGATCAGGCAGCAACCGGAACACGTAGCTGGAAAATTTATCAGGACACTCGATCAGGCGATTGGGCAGCTCAACCAAGTGATGGGCGAGGTACGGAATTTTATCGCCGGCCTAGAGTCCCACGTCATACAAGGCGGTGACTTTCCGACCGCTCTGCGAACCATGGTGAAAAGTATGGCGGGTTCTTCTGCGGCCAGATGTATGGTAAGAATCGACAACGCAGCCGCGCGTCGACTTTCAACGGAACACGCGCTTCATATCATTAATATTGTACGGGAGGGGTTAAGTAACGCCTTGCGTCACAGTCGAGCCACACGGATCACCGTGTCGTTTCGAGAGCTCAGCCAGTCGGTTCGTCTTTCCATTACCGATGATGGAGTCGGCTTCAATGCAAGATCGGCTCAAGGAATTGGTTATGGGTTGGCCAACATGGCGGCACGGGCTCAAAAGGTCCATGGGTCGTTTGCGCTGCAGTCAAAACCTTTCAAGGGAACGAAAATCTTGCTCGATCTCCCAAAGGACGCGCACTATGCTCACAACTAA
- a CDS encoding PAS domain S-box protein has protein sequence MISTGNLSVLDLLRKRVADLSHELAERDSVLHERTRHLRVAQSLAHLGSWDWEIESGEVRCSNELYRIFGREPGSHHMTFEIFVSALLPEDRDRVVASIDDALGGKAPYDVEYRIVRPNGDVRMIHCCGEVLRDDNGKACRMSGSVLDITERTRTEAMLRSSEEKLRQALQASGIGLWDWNTDTGDMTLSEEWKRQLGYREAELLDSFKTWEALLHPDDHDRAVAYVREYVRVRQGEYRQEFRLRHKDGTYRWIEARASFVAEADGRRIRLLGSHTDITDRKRMEEAVRESEDRYRALVELSPSGVFVFREGQTVYVNHTGAILMGANDPREILERPMFDFIHPDYHHDVRENIKRLLNGRDSVHSAERIYLKSDGTPIHVQVEAARIMWDGKPAILNLVSDVAERKQAEEALRASEELFSKAFRSSPDPMILVELDSGRWLDVNDACLACLGYSREDVVGRKGDDIEHWLTPDIQVRFIERVNREGSIRNFEAAVETASGEHHDCLMSAERIEYNGKSCMIILSKDITERRQAEQALWKSRQAIRALHDISSAQGQSFKERVEALLQLGCRFFDLPIGVETFVRGEELEMGPVNALEPAFHPGMRVPLCNTYCGETLRQSGTLSFEHAGASPVWRQHPAYATLKLESYIGAAVNGLERTYGTLYFASVEPRDKRYTESERDFIQLMARWLGSELDHQSALDALRQSEERYRTLYDETPSMYFTVDGAGIIRSVNQYGAQYLGYGVEDLVGKSVATIFFEEDRERVCAEMDAFFRHPEGVAQWEFRKVRHDGTVLWVREFARVLQSLDGEPLALIVCDDITERKHAEEALRASEERFAKAFQASPHPVVISEIDTGRLVEVNEAACQLLGYRKDEVEGHTTLEIGVWYSAEERVRFVDLLKRVGSIRNLEVKLRSKLGEVRQFLLSSELIELKGKQCSVTVGDDITDRKRAEDELRRSHAFLRQVIDGDPNFIFAKDREGRFTMVNKAVADCYGTTVENLIGQSDADFNPNGEEVEFFRQKDLQVMNSLQECFIAEEKITDWSGKMRWLQSIKRPIIDDQGHAHMVLGASTDITERKRMEEMLLQRERDLSAALQERERISQDLHDGILQSLYAVGLGLETCKPLIREQPERVAEKFLTTLDQAIGQLNQVMGEVRNFIAGLESHLMQGGDFPTALRTMVQTMCSSSSATCRVRIDDAAGRHITTEHALHIINIVREGLSNSLRHSHATRITVSLRQLIGSVRLAITDNGIGFNPRSAHGVGHGLENMAARAQKVGGLFAVRAEPYKGTRILLDLPKDADGNSN, from the coding sequence ATGATCTCTACCGGTAATCTTTCTGTTTTGGATTTACTGCGCAAACGGGTCGCCGATCTGTCCCATGAACTGGCCGAGCGGGACAGTGTGTTGCACGAACGAACTCGGCACCTCCGTGTTGCCCAATCTCTGGCTCATCTGGGCAGCTGGGATTGGGAGATCGAGAGCGGCGAAGTCCGATGCTCGAACGAGCTGTATCGCATCTTCGGCCGTGAACCTGGATCTCACCACATGACTTTCGAGATCTTTGTATCGGCACTGCTTCCAGAAGACCGCGACCGGGTTGTCGCTTCAATCGATGATGCCTTGGGGGGAAAGGCACCGTACGATGTGGAGTATCGAATCGTTCGTCCTAACGGCGACGTGCGGATGATTCATTGCTGCGGCGAGGTCCTGCGCGACGACAATGGAAAGGCGTGTCGCATGTCCGGCTCCGTTCTGGATATTACGGAGCGCACGCGCACAGAGGCGATGTTGCGGTCCTCAGAGGAAAAGCTCCGGCAGGCCCTTCAAGCATCGGGAATTGGACTGTGGGACTGGAATACCGACACGGGGGATATGACTCTTTCAGAAGAGTGGAAGCGCCAGCTGGGGTACCGGGAGGCGGAACTCCTGGACTCGTTCAAGACCTGGGAGGCGCTGTTACACCCAGATGATCATGATCGCGCCGTCGCATATGTGCGGGAGTACGTGCGTGTACGTCAGGGAGAGTATCGGCAGGAGTTTCGCCTGCGGCACAAGGATGGAACATACCGATGGATCGAAGCCCGTGCCTCGTTTGTGGCGGAAGCTGACGGTCGCCGGATTCGCCTTCTCGGCTCGCATACCGACATTACAGATCGTAAACGGATGGAAGAAGCAGTGCGGGAGAGCGAAGACCGGTACCGAGCGTTGGTTGAACTTTCACCATCCGGAGTCTTCGTCTTCCGTGAAGGACAGACCGTGTATGTCAACCACACGGGCGCCATCCTGATGGGGGCGAATGATCCCCGGGAAATTCTCGAACGACCGATGTTTGATTTCATCCATCCGGATTATCACCACGACGTCCGTGAAAATATAAAGCGGTTACTCAACGGGAGAGATTCCGTTCATAGCGCGGAACGAATCTATCTGAAGAGCGATGGAACACCGATCCACGTTCAAGTTGAAGCCGCACGGATCATGTGGGACGGCAAACCCGCCATTCTTAACCTTGTTTCCGATGTCGCTGAGCGTAAGCAGGCGGAAGAAGCGCTGCGGGCCAGCGAGGAACTGTTCTCCAAAGCGTTCCGGTCCAGCCCGGACCCGATGATTCTGGTGGAGCTTGACTCGGGCCGGTGGCTTGACGTCAACGACGCCTGTCTCGCCTGTCTTGGGTATTCTCGAGAGGACGTGGTCGGGCGCAAGGGAGATGACATTGAACATTGGTTGACGCCGGACATCCAGGTTCGCTTCATTGAAAGAGTGAACCGCGAGGGTTCAATCCGTAATTTCGAAGCTGCTGTAGAAACGGCCAGCGGAGAGCACCACGATTGCCTGATGTCCGCCGAGCGAATCGAGTACAACGGCAAATCCTGCATGATCATACTCAGCAAAGACATTACTGAACGAAGACAGGCGGAACAGGCCCTCTGGAAGAGCCGGCAAGCCATCCGCGCGCTCCACGATATCTCGTCGGCGCAGGGGCAATCGTTCAAGGAGCGGGTCGAAGCGCTGCTTCAGCTCGGGTGCCGATTCTTCGACCTGCCGATCGGGGTCGAAACCTTTGTCCGGGGCGAAGAGTTGGAAATGGGCCCGGTCAACGCACTCGAGCCCGCTTTCCATCCAGGCATGCGCGTGCCTCTGTGCAACACGTACTGTGGCGAGACCCTTCGTCAGAGCGGGACGTTGAGTTTCGAGCATGCGGGTGCGTCTCCGGTGTGGCGCCAGCACCCGGCCTACGCGACGCTGAAGTTGGAATCGTACATCGGGGCCGCGGTTAACGGATTGGAACGCACCTACGGAACGTTGTACTTCGCGAGTGTCGAACCCCGCGACAAACGTTATACCGAGTCCGAACGCGATTTCATCCAACTTATGGCGAGGTGGCTCGGCAGTGAGCTGGACCACCAATCGGCTCTGGACGCATTGCGTCAGAGTGAGGAACGATACCGGACCCTCTATGATGAAACGCCCTCGATGTATTTCACCGTGGACGGTGCGGGAATCATCCGGTCCGTTAATCAGTACGGCGCGCAGTACTTGGGCTATGGCGTCGAGGATCTGGTGGGGAAGTCCGTGGCGACGATCTTCTTTGAAGAAGACCGAGAACGTGTTTGTGCTGAAATGGACGCGTTCTTTCGTCATCCGGAAGGCGTGGCGCAATGGGAATTCCGCAAAGTGCGACACGATGGCACGGTGCTGTGGGTCCGTGAGTTTGCGCGTGTGCTGCAAAGCCTGGATGGAGAACCATTGGCCCTGATCGTGTGCGACGATATCACCGAGCGCAAGCATGCGGAAGAAGCACTACGTGCCAGTGAGGAACGGTTTGCCAAGGCGTTCCAGGCGAGCCCACATCCTGTGGTCATCAGCGAGATAGACACCGGTCGGCTGGTGGAGGTCAATGAAGCCGCGTGTCAGCTGTTGGGCTATCGCAAGGACGAAGTCGAGGGACACACCACCTTGGAAATAGGCGTCTGGTATTCGGCCGAGGAACGAGTACGTTTCGTTGATTTATTGAAGCGTGTGGGGTCGATCCGCAATTTGGAAGTCAAACTGCGGAGCAAACTTGGCGAGGTTCGCCAGTTCCTCTTGTCGTCGGAGCTGATCGAGCTCAAGGGCAAACAATGTAGTGTGACGGTGGGGGATGATATTACAGACCGAAAACGTGCCGAGGACGAGTTACGCCGATCCCATGCCTTCTTGCGGCAGGTCATCGACGGCGATCCGAACTTTATCTTCGCCAAGGATCGCGAAGGACGCTTTACAATGGTCAATAAGGCGGTCGCTGATTGTTACGGAACCACTGTGGAAAACCTCATCGGGCAATCGGATGCTGATTTTAATCCCAACGGGGAAGAGGTGGAGTTCTTTCGTCAGAAGGATCTCCAGGTCATGAACTCCTTGCAGGAATGCTTTATCGCGGAGGAGAAGATCACGGATTGGTCTGGCAAAATGCGATGGTTACAGTCCATCAAGCGGCCGATTATTGATGACCAGGGGCACGCCCACATGGTGCTTGGCGCGTCGACCGACATCACCGAACGGAAGCGCATGGAAGAAATGCTCCTGCAACGCGAACGGGATTTGAGCGCGGCGCTTCAAGAACGGGAACGGATCAGCCAGGATCTCCACGACGGTATCCTCCAATCGCTGTATGCGGTCGGGCTCGGGTTAGAAACGTGTAAGCCGCTGATCAGGGAACAACCGGAACGCGTCGCTGAAAAATTTCTGACGACACTTGATCAGGCCATTGGGCAACTCAACCAAGTGATGGGAGAGGTCCGCAATTTCATCGCGGGTCTTGAGTCTCACCTTATGCAAGGCGGTGACTTCCCGACGGCCTTGCGAACCATGGTCCAAACCATGTGCAGTTCCTCGTCGGCCACATGTCGGGTACGGATCGACGACGCAGCTGGGCGGCATATCACAACCGAGCATGCGCTCCATATCATCAACATTGTGCGGGAGGGGTTGAGTAACTCCCTCCGTCACAGTCATGCCACACGCATTACCGTGTCATTGCGACAGCTCATTGGTTCGGTCCGTCTGGCTATTACTGACAATGGCATCGGATTCAATCCACGGTCGGCCCATGGGGTCGGTCACGGATTGGAAAATATGGCGGCGCGGGCTCAAAAAGTCGGCGGATTGTTTGCCGTACGGGCGGAGCCGTACAAAGGAACAAGAATTCTGCTGGATCTTCCGAAAGACGCCGATGGGAACTCCAACTAA